A window of Formosa sp. Hel1_31_208 contains these coding sequences:
- a CDS encoding pitrilysin family protein — translation MKLKISIVIVAFLMSLGGFAQVDRSKMPEPGPAPKISLEKPNEFTLKNGLTVLVVENHKLPRVSYSLTIDNKPMTVGDKAGVESLIGSMMGNGTMNISKDEFNEEVDFLGASINFGSSGAFASSLSKYSDRILELMADAAINPLLTQEEFEKEKEKLIEGLKSNEKSVDAVAGRVGSALSYGKNHPYGEFTTEETVNNVVFGDVVSFYEKYFNPNNAYLVVVGDVDFKDLQKQIKKYFGKWEQSMNIEYNVPEEAPNAQYTQINFIDMPNAVQSNISLTNNVDLEMKDDDYHSVLIANKILGGGFNSYLNMNLREEHGYTYGARSNVGVDEYASRFSAGAAVRNMVTDSAVVQTLKEINRIKTEPVAQDMLKNAKAKYVGDFVLALESPQTIARYALNIKLNDLPEDFYTTYLQKINAVTADDVNRVANKYFKTENARFIVVGKGSEVLENLEKTGIPIKYYDAYANETTKPEYEIEMPADMNASKVMQAYIDAIGGKAALDKVNSVYMTAEAELQPGMMMNLEMKKTVKNQMLQEINVMGQSQKQVLDGNTGYSFAQGQKKDMTDEEVKVAQIESSPFPEVNYLSGGVTLEKIEMVDGVKAYKIKVDDQTAIYYNVDNGLKIKEVKTSEAGSQSTFYGDYKDVAGVKFPFTIGQTMGPRRFDFKIKEIKVNEGVSDADFD, via the coding sequence ATGAAATTAAAAATATCAATAGTAATAGTAGCGTTTTTAATGTCGCTTGGCGGGTTTGCTCAAGTTGATAGATCTAAAATGCCAGAGCCAGGACCTGCTCCAAAAATTTCTTTGGAAAAACCTAATGAGTTTACCTTAAAAAACGGACTAACTGTTTTAGTCGTTGAGAACCATAAACTTCCTAGAGTATCATATTCTTTAACTATCGATAACAAACCAATGACTGTAGGAGATAAAGCAGGTGTTGAAAGTTTAATTGGTAGCATGATGGGCAACGGTACTATGAATATCTCGAAAGATGAATTTAATGAGGAAGTAGACTTCCTAGGTGCTAGTATCAACTTTGGATCTAGTGGTGCTTTCGCGAGTTCATTGTCAAAGTATTCAGATCGTATTTTAGAGTTAATGGCTGATGCAGCTATCAATCCTTTGCTAACTCAAGAAGAATTTGAGAAAGAAAAAGAAAAACTTATTGAAGGTTTAAAATCGAACGAAAAGAGTGTTGATGCTGTTGCAGGACGCGTTGGTTCTGCCTTGTCCTACGGTAAAAATCATCCGTACGGTGAATTTACTACAGAAGAAACTGTAAACAATGTAGTTTTTGGAGATGTCGTTTCATTTTATGAAAAGTATTTTAATCCTAATAATGCCTATTTAGTTGTTGTTGGAGACGTTGATTTCAAAGATCTACAAAAGCAAATCAAGAAATACTTTGGTAAATGGGAACAATCGATGAATATCGAGTATAATGTCCCTGAAGAAGCTCCTAATGCTCAGTATACACAAATTAACTTTATAGACATGCCAAATGCTGTCCAATCTAATATTTCATTGACGAATAACGTGGACTTAGAAATGAAAGATGACGATTACCATTCGGTATTAATTGCTAACAAGATTTTGGGAGGTGGATTTAACAGTTACTTAAACATGAATCTGCGTGAAGAACATGGTTATACTTATGGAGCGCGCTCTAATGTTGGTGTTGATGAATATGCCTCTCGCTTTAGCGCAGGTGCAGCCGTAAGAAACATGGTAACGGATAGTGCCGTAGTTCAAACTTTAAAAGAAATTAATCGCATCAAAACAGAGCCTGTAGCTCAAGATATGCTTAAAAATGCGAAAGCCAAATATGTAGGTGATTTTGTTTTGGCGTTAGAAAGTCCGCAAACTATTGCACGTTATGCTTTGAATATTAAACTAAATGATCTTCCTGAAGATTTCTACACGACATACTTACAAAAAATAAATGCTGTAACTGCAGATGATGTAAATCGTGTAGCCAATAAATATTTCAAAACAGAAAATGCGCGATTTATAGTAGTTGGAAAAGGAAGTGAGGTACTTGAAAATCTTGAAAAAACAGGTATTCCTATCAAGTATTATGACGCCTATGCTAATGAAACAACCAAGCCAGAATATGAGATAGAAATGCCCGCTGATATGAATGCATCAAAAGTGATGCAAGCTTACATTGATGCCATTGGAGGAAAAGCAGCCTTAGATAAAGTTAACTCCGTTTATATGACTGCTGAAGCCGAATTACAGCCTGGTATGATGATGAACTTAGAGATGAAGAAAACGGTAAAAAACCAAATGCTTCAAGAAATCAATGTGATGGGACAATCTCAAAAACAGGTTTTAGATGGTAATACAGGTTACTCTTTTGCTCAAGGACAAAAGAAAGACATGACCGATGAAGAAGTCAAAGTAGCTCAAATAGAATCTTCACCCTTTCCAGAAGTTAACTACCTAAGCGGTGGCGTGACTTTAGAAAAAATTGAAATGGTAGATGGTGTAAAAGCTTATAAAATCAAAGTTGATGATCAAACAGCAATCTACTACAACGTCGATAATGGTTTAAAAATCAAAGAGGTTAAAACGAGTGAAGCTGGTTCTCAATCAACATTCTATGGAGATTATAAAGATGTTGCTGGAGTTAAGTTTCCGTTTACTATTGGTCAAACCATGGGACCTAGACGTTTTGATTTCAAGATTAAAGAAATCAAAGTAAACGAAGGTGTAAGTGATGCCGATTTCGACTAA
- a CDS encoding DMT family transporter — protein MQNNTKKWLFLLILSLIWGSSFILIKKSLLGLTPYQLGALRTIITGMILFAVGFSSIKHIARREWKWVVISGFLGSFVPAFLFAIAETEIDSAIASILNSLVPLNAILLGFAIFKIGFSKRQFLGVVIGFIGTSILILRGADLNPDQNYLYAGFVIISTIMYALNVNIIKTYLQNVKPLSIATGNYVAIMIPAIVILVITDFFTESTYTHPDFNMSLVYVAILSLFGTALAKVLFNTLIQISTPVFASSVTYLMPIVALFWGVLDGESFGVLQVLASVIILLGVYLANKRKA, from the coding sequence ATGCAAAACAACACCAAGAAATGGTTATTCTTGCTCATTTTATCTCTAATTTGGGGAAGTTCTTTTATTTTAATTAAGAAGTCACTTTTAGGATTAACACCTTATCAACTCGGCGCTCTACGAACCATAATTACGGGTATGATTCTGTTTGCTGTTGGTTTTAGTAGTATAAAACACATTGCTAGAAGAGAGTGGAAATGGGTCGTTATTTCTGGGTTTTTAGGGTCGTTTGTTCCTGCGTTTTTATTTGCTATTGCCGAGACAGAGATTGATAGTGCCATAGCCTCAATTCTTAATTCATTGGTCCCTTTGAATGCAATTCTCTTAGGTTTTGCCATATTTAAAATCGGATTTTCAAAGCGTCAGTTCTTAGGAGTAGTCATTGGTTTTATTGGAACAAGCATTCTGATATTGAGAGGGGCTGATTTAAATCCTGACCAAAATTACCTATATGCAGGCTTTGTTATTATTTCAACAATTATGTATGCGCTTAATGTAAATATTATTAAGACATATCTTCAAAACGTAAAGCCGTTAAGTATTGCTACAGGAAACTATGTAGCTATCATGATTCCAGCCATAGTGATACTAGTAATTACAGATTTCTTTACTGAAAGCACATATACACATCCAGATTTTAATATGTCATTAGTTTATGTTGCGATTTTATCACTCTTTGGAACAGCTCTTGCTAAGGTATTATTTAATACATTGATTCAAATATCGACCCCTGTTTTTGCCTCTTCTGTGACTTATTTAATGCCAATAGTAGCCTTATTTTGGGGCGTATTAGATGGAGAGTCCTTTGGTGTACTTCAAGTGTTAGCGAGTGTCATTATCCTTTTAGGAGTTTATCTGGCCAATAAAAGAAAAGCATAA